In Opitutaceae bacterium TAV5, one genomic interval encodes:
- a CDS encoding DNA methyltransferase, producing MKLVRPSGSDVAIVEITGGRKNSEPASVRIVFPGGHVEVTRATDEDRPAYWVHTYVNRPESVGHIPGETETARFVAAFLREHGVEFDGEFARVGDYVIVDIGMRMLRPRELYRAQGFPENYIIDRGLDEDPETGRLTEIKLTGTAQVRMCGNSVCPPMAEALVRANLPEMIEEEIAA from the coding sequence GTGAAGCTAGTCCGTCCATCCGGCAGCGACGTTGCCATTGTCGAAATCACGGGCGGCAGGAAGAACAGCGAACCCGCCAGCGTCCGTATCGTATTTCCGGGCGGACACGTCGAGGTCACGCGCGCCACCGACGAGGATCGGCCCGCGTATTGGGTACACACTTACGTGAACCGCCCCGAGTCCGTCGGACACATCCCCGGCGAAACCGAGACGGCCCGCTTCGTCGCCGCGTTCCTTCGTGAGCATGGCGTCGAATTCGATGGCGAATTTGCCCGCGTGGGCGATTACGTGATCGTGGACATCGGCATGCGGATGCTCCGACCTCGCGAACTCTACCGGGCGCAAGGTTTCCCGGAAAACTACATCATCGACCGCGGACTGGATGAAGATCCCGAGACCGGCCGACTGACCGAAATCAAACTCACCGGAACGGCACAGGTTCGCATGTGCGGAAACAGCGTGTGCCCGCCGATGGCAGAGGCGCTGGTGAGGGCAAACCTGCCGGAAATGATCGAAGAAGAAATCGCAGCATGA